One Pseudomonadota bacterium DNA window includes the following coding sequences:
- a CDS encoding nucleotidyltransferase domain-containing protein, producing the protein MVKQKPLGKKEIDSINKYKKLLKQKGIKVSKVILFGSHAKGTANLESDLDLAVISSQFGQDNLKEMMLLRKLALEIDSHIEPLPFSPQDLDDRYSTLVQEIKKYGVTI; encoded by the coding sequence ATGGTTAAACAAAAACCTTTAGGCAAAAAAGAGATTGATTCAATCAATAAATATAAAAAGCTCCTTAAGCAAAAAGGGATTAAAGTGTCAAAAGTAATCCTTTTTGGATCTCATGCAAAAGGAACGGCTAACCTGGAAAGCGATCTTGATTTAGCAGTAATTTCTTCACAGTTCGGACAAGACAATTTAAAAGAAATGATGCTTCTGCGTAAACTGGCTCTTGAGATAGATTCGCACATCGAGCCTTTACCTTTTTCTCCTCAAGATCTTGATGACCGATACAGCACACTTGTACAGGAAATTAAAAAATACGGAGTGACTATTTAG